One window from the genome of Dioscorea cayenensis subsp. rotundata cultivar TDr96_F1 chromosome 3, TDr96_F1_v2_PseudoChromosome.rev07_lg8_w22 25.fasta, whole genome shotgun sequence encodes:
- the LOC120251540 gene encoding uncharacterized protein LOC120251540 produces the protein MSFQPNSLWRGCAANFQQPVNNTDEHAAQFLVETVYYFNCHVQDPPLSDIIYRSSDEEHDILHHVFRWDLTPYQEVFMNGFQARRQENTTDNVYYNLDHYVHHGGRPLDSRRPATHTFVSTTRNSGWHPSVENGAEREVFRYEIYAPGGIDVAETLGDRYGYPSQDEVCFVAGISRQYIRSAQRFRLVGDGRYTRRERVDNRIILNRNFNPQSSPSRLLEIQRPVFDYRDEERRSRPLTIVIFPREFSQQVEQLVSNATDTFDWYSKDVSGVQSYIDAAFRSVDSDEAFLFMKDEYVRLDYAPGTTDDKILNGPLLISDGFQSLQGTSFADYGIDCAFAHGNEAFIFSGNLCAKMHFEPGTTNDMITKGPMTITKMFPFFKGTVFAEGVDAAFESSKENEAYIFKGSQYSRINFATFRQIDSHSISGGFHPLKGTIFESGIDAAFASHYDTNEAYLFKGNKYALLHFSPGSNTDYLIGGVKEIAPNWPSLAPILPRANRGLDIHDQNEAKTNRDHDEL, from the exons ATGTCTTTCCAACCAAATTCATTGTGGAGAGGTTGCGCAGCGAACTTCCAACAACCTGTTAATAACACAGATGAACATGCGGCTCAATTTTTAGTTGAGACagtttattatttcaattgccatGTTCAAGATCCACCTTTGTCAGACATTATTTACAGAAGTAGCGACGAAGAACATGATATTCTTCACCATGTCTTTCGTTGGGATCTTACTCCCTACCAAGAGGTCTTTATGAATGGATTTCAAGCGAGGCGTCAAGAGAATACTACTgataatgtttattataatcTGGATCACTATGTACACCATGGTGGGAGACCCCTTGATTCTAGACGGCCAGCCACCCATACGTTTGTTAGTACTACACGTAACAGTGGATGGCATCCAAGCGTTGAGAATGGTGCTGAGAGGGAAGTATTTAGATATGAGATATATGCTCCTGGTGGTATTGATGTTGCTGAAACTCTTGGCGATCGTTATGGATACCCTTCACAAGATGAGGTCTGTTTTGTTGCTGGCATTTCTCGTCAATATATTCGCTCTGCTCAACGGTTTAGACTTGTTGGTGATGGAAG gTATACAAGACGTGAAAGAGTAGATAACCGAATAATACTAAATCGGAACTTTAATCCACAATCAAGTCCATCAAGATTGCTTGAGATTCAAAGGCCAGTATTTGATTACAGGGATGAAGAACGTCGTTCTAGGCCTCTAACGATTGTAATTTTTCCACGTGAGTTCTCGCAACAAGTGGAACAATTAGTGTCTAATGCTACAGATACTTTTGATTGGTATTCAAAAGATGTGTCTGGTGTACAGAGCTACATCGATGCCGCATTTCGCTCAGTAGACTCAGATGAGGCATTTCTTTTCATGAAAGATGAGTATGTGCGACTTGACTATGCTCCGGGTACCACAGATGATAAGATCTTGAATGGACCTCTCCTTATTTCTGATGGCTTTCAATCACTTCAAGGAACAAGTTTTGCAGATTACGGAATAGATTGTGCTTTTGCTCATGGGAATGAGGCATTTATCTTCTCTGGGAATCTTTGTGCAAAGATGCATTTCGAACCAGGAACTACAAATGACATGATAACAAAAGGGCCTATGACCATTACAAAGATGTTCCCTTTTTTTAAAGGTACAGTGTTTGCGGAGGGTGTTGATGCTGCATTTGAGTCATCAAAGGAAAATGAAGCTTACATATTTAAAGGCAGCCAGTATAGCCGTATTAACTTCGCTACTTTCCGCCAAATCGACAGCCATTCTATCAGTGGAGGATTTCATCCTTTAAAAGGTACCATTTTTGAAAGTGGGATTGATGCAGCGTTTGCTTCACATTATGACACAAATGAGGCCTACCTATTCAAGGGAAATAAATATGCGCTTCTCCACTTTTCTCCTGGCTCAAATACCGACTACCTTATTGGTGGTGTGAAAGAAATAGCCCCTAATTGGCCCTCTTTAGCTCCCATCTTACCTCGTGCAAATAGGGGTTTGGATATACATGATCAAAATGAAGCTAAAACAAACCGTGATCATGATGAACTTTAA
- the LOC120282869 gene encoding poly(A)-specific ribonuclease PARN-like encodes MNFLAKYQFDFNACIHEGISYLSRAQEAEALSKLSSAYENELTNSANTSQENLEIPIVSTADLLFTERIKNRFHEWRNGIMKNSYTDHYLKEEPGCVTSQFQTVFFKMRPAIELNGFNSHQMKLIQLVLRKQFKDLVFIGTPGEEVVFEKKVVYTDSEEDKALLMREVLEDLHRSKEARVRSAVGLRHVIDCLVSEQKLIVGHNCFLDIAHVYSKFFGPLPSSIMEFALSVHENFPNIVDTMHLLNSSHALQYLMKKSSKSLSSAFSLLCPEVSSYSVKSAHASYVKFEIQADEAGSSNWTSGAKHEAGFDAFMTGCLFAQECAHLGIKFDLSLPLTNLAANEKLKDYINLLYPSWNSGIVIDLTTGIEKPESNYKRKYPTVLFSNIVLLWGFLSKFKPKDLKDCITKVFGAS; translated from the exons ATGAACTTTCTAGCTAAATACCAATTTGACTtcaatgcatgcatacatgaag GAATATCTTATTTATCCAGAGCACAAGAAGCAGAGGCACTTAGCAAGTTATCTTCAGCATATGAGAATGAATTGACTAATTCCGCAAATACCTCACAAGAAAATTTAGAAATACCTATAGTGAGTACTGCAGACCTTCTCTTCACAGAAAGGATAAAGAACAGGTTCCATGAATGGCGCAATGGAATTATGAAAAACAGTTATACAGACCACTACTTAAAAGAAGAGCCAGGGTGTGTGACGTCTCAGTTTCAGACAGTTTTCTTTAAGATGCGACCAGCAATTGAATTAAATGGTTTTAATTCCCACCAAATGAAGTTGATTCAATTg GTATTGAGGAAACAATTCAAAGATCTTGTGTTCATTGGTACACCTGGTGAAGAGGTCGTATTTGAAAAGAAAGTGGTGTATACTGATTCTGAGGAAGACAAGGCATTGCTTATG AGGGAAGTTCTAGAAGATCTTCATAGGAGCAAGGAAGCAAGAGTCAGATCTGCTGTGGGGTTGCGCCATGTTATTGATTGCCTTGTATCCGAACAGAAATTGATTGTTGGACACAATTGTTTTCTAG ATATTGCACATGTATATAGCAAATTTTTTGGTCCTCTTCCTTCATCAATAATGGAGTTTGCATTATCCGTCCATGAGAATTTTCCTAACATTGTGGATACCATGCATCTTCTAAATTCAAGTCATGCACTTCagtatttgatgaagaaaagcaGCAAGTCATTGTCTTCAGCATTCTCTTTGCTCTGCCCAGAAGTCTCTTCTTATTCAGTGAAATCTGCACATGCTTCTTAtgtgaaatttgaaattcaagCAGATGAAGCCGG GTCATCTAACTGGACCTCAGGTGCAAAGCATGAAGCCGGTTTTGATGCTTTTATGACTGGATGCTTGTTTGCTCAAGAATGTGCACATTTGGGTATAAAGTTCGATCTAAGTTTACCATTAACAAATCTGGCAGCAAATGAGAAGCTAAAGGACTACATCAATCTTCTTTACCCTAGCTGGAACAGTGGAATTGTAATCGACCTTACTACTGGTATTGAGAAACCAGAGTCAAACTACAAACGAAAATACCCTACggttttattttcaaacattGTCCTACTCTGGGGTTTCCTGTCCAAGTTCAAGCCAAAAGACTTGAAGGATTGCATAACTAAAGTTTTCGGTGCGAGCTAA